In Alkalihalobacillus sp. AL-G, the genomic stretch AGCATCGATAGGCCAAGAGGAAGAGTCATCATATCTGAGTCACTTACAATAATCAGTGGCCAGAGAAAGTTATTCCACGATTGCATGAAAGCAAATACAGTCAATGTTGCTAATGCAGGTTTCGCTAGAGGCAAGATCACTTGCCAATAAACACGAAAATGACTTGCCCCATCCATGAATGCAGCTTCCTCAAGCTCCCTAGGAATCGTTAAGAAAAATTGTCTCAGAAGGAAGGTTCCAAAAGCATTGAACATGCCAGGTAAGATCAGCCCCTCATATGTATTGATCCACCCTAAATATTTCATTAGGATAAATTGCGGTGTCATCGTGACTTGTGCAGGTACCATCAAGGTTGCTAAATATAATAGGAACAATACATCTCGTCCCTTGAACTTCAGCCTGGCAAATGCATAAGCTGCCATTGAACACAAAATCAGTTGACCGATTGTAGATACCGTTGCAACCAGCAGGCTATTCCCTAAAAATCTTAATATCGGAAACGCCTGAGTTACCTTTTGATAGTTACCCCAATTCACATGATCAGGAATGATCTGCGGAGGCAAAACCATAGTCGCTCCAGATGTCTTCAATGACGTAGAGACCATCCAAACGAAAGGAACGATCATTACTAAGGCACCTAAGATGATAACAAAGTAAAACAGTCCCTTTTTCAACATTTTCAACGTTGCTATTAAACTAGATTCGGACCTGGTATCAATTTCTCGTTGCGTGCTAGTTTCCATGATCAACCCACCTTTTTTGCAGTCTCATTTGAATAAGGGTTACACCGAAGATAATGAAAAACAGGACCCAAGAAATAGCTGAAGCATAGCCCATTTCGTAATATTCAAATGCATGCTTATAGATTCTTTCTACTAAGACGGAGGTTGACCCAGCCGGCCCTCCTTCAGTCATGATCATCACTTGATCGAATACTTGAAACGAGTTGATTAAAGAGATTACAAGAACAAAAAATGTCGTCGAACTGAGCAATGGTAGTGTAATATGACGGAACTTTTGGAATCCGTTTGCTCCATCAATTTCAGCAGCTTCATAGTATGTAGGTGAAATGCCTTGCAGTCCAGCCAAATAGATGACCATTACGAAGCCTAGATCCTTCCATACACTCGTTAAAATGATCGCTGGCATTGCCCACGTCGGGTCGTGTAACCAAGCGGGTCCTGAAATGCCAATTAAAGAAAGCCCGTAATTAATAAGTCCATATGTAGGGTTAAACAACCATTTCCAAATGAGTGACACGGCAACCCAAGATGTAATGACTGGGACAAAATAGGCAGCACGAAAGAAAATCCGGCCCTTCAATTTCTTATTAAGTATAAGGGCAATTGTCAGCGCACCGCACATCACTAATGGTAAATAGCCAAGGATAAAGTAAATCGTATGGAATAAGGCAGAGCGGAATTCTTCATCCTTTATTAGTGCAATATAATTGTCAAATCCGACCCACGAGGGGTTTGAAATCAAATCCCATTCTGTAAAACTCAAACCGAATGAAGCCAAAATTGGAATACCGATAAAGAAAATAAACCCGATAAAGTTCGGAAGCAGAAACAATGAGATGACTAAAAACTTTTTAAAGCCTTTATCACCGACCATGTGATCCCCCCTTGATGATTTAATCCTTCTTGTTATTGTTGTTCGTAAATCGGCGGTTGAAATAATTGATCAATCGCGAGAATGGCAGCCCCTTTCACCCATGCATCATTTCCTAAAGTAGAGGTAACCACATTGGTATCATAGCGTGCATGATAGAAGAAGTTCTCTTTAGCTCTTTGGATCGCCTGAGGAACAAAGTACTCTTCAGCAACCATCCCTTCCCCGATCAGAACAATCGTCCCTGGGTTAAAGCTATTGATTGCATTGATCAATCCGACTCCTAAATAATCTCCTAGTCTACTAAAGAGAACCTTCGCTAACTCATCGCTTTCAAGCGCTGCCTTTAGTACCTCTTCAATGTTAATTCGGTGATTTTGAAGCTGTGAATCTGGGTATTCAGGTATCAATGTCGCTGCTTCCTCCTCTAAACCTTTGTTAGAAGCATACATCTCTAGGCAGCCCTTTTGGCCACAATGACATTGTCTTCCCCCTAATTGAATAATAGAATGCCCGAATTCACCCGCTCCACCAAATTCTCCCTTATACAATTTCCGATCGATGACGATGCTTGCTCCTATTCCATCACCTATCGATATACAAATAAAGTTATTATGAACTGTACCATATCCTTTTTCAATTTCAGCATACGTGTAAGCGTTGACATCATTATCCAAAAAAACAGGTGTCCGAAATGCTTCATGGATCGGTGATGAGAGGTCTACTTCCTCCCAGCCTAATAAGGATGACCTGACAACAATACCTCGTTTACTATCAATCAATCCAGAAACGGCAATTCCAATTCCTTCTAAATGATCAAGATCAATCTTTTGTTGTGTAAGTATCTTTTTGATGCTGGTAATAATTAAGTCGATAACGGATGTTGATTCATCATTTGTATAAAAAGGAATTTCAATGGATTCGATAATGGTGGGATCTAAGTCTGTAAGTGCTACTACGAGGTGGTCTTCCATAATTTTGACTCCGACGGCATAGCCGCTTTTTTGATTGAATTCGATTAAAATAGGTCTCCTCCCGCCAGTTGAAGTAGCTGCGCCTATTTCATTCACCAATTCATTATTCATCAATTCATCTATGATTTTGGAAATGGTAGAAAGCCCAAGTCCGGTTGTAATGGAAATGTCAGTTCGACTGATCGGTCCTTTCTTCCGTATGGTGTTAATTACTGTCGACCGGTTCATGTCTTTGATTAAAGCTCGATTCCCTATTCGTAATTTTGTCATCTAAAAGGCTCCTTATTATAATCTATTGTCATTTTAACTTTCTTTCTTCAGTGAAGCAAGTAATTATTAAAAATATTTAGAAATTATTGATTACTAAAAAAACATATGCGTTGTTTTACATATGTTTTTAAGCCTATATATTCAGTCATTCCTTAAAAACCATAGTCTTGTTCATGCTTTTAGAGTTGACCATATAAATTCGAAGATCGGAATTGAGAAATTGCGGTTGAAACCTCGATTCATCTTCCCATACTATTTTCTACTAACGTTTCAACCAGCCTTTATTTTCAGCGATGGTGACAGCGTCGATACGGTTTTTCGCTTCTAGTTTCTGAATCACTTCTGAAATGTAATTGCGGACCGTCCCTGGTGACAAAAATAATTTATTACTGATGTCCTTTACTGAATCACCATCTTTTAAACGGCCTAGTATTTCGGATTCCCGTTCGGTGAGTGGATTCGTCTCTTCCATCATCGAGAAGGTAAGATGAGGACTGAACACGCGCCTCCCTGCGTTGATCTTGCGAAGGGATTCGGCAAGCTCGGATACAGGAGTGTCCTTTAACAAATATCCTTGGACACCAGCTTTGACTGCCTGTTGAAGATAACCGCTTCTAGCAAAGGTTGTGACAATGACAACCTTGCAGTCACTTACCGCCGCCTTTAACTTTTCCGCTACCTCCAGCCCACTAAGTGTTGGCATTTCAATATCCAAAAGGGCGATGTCCGGTTTATGTTTTTGTATTAACTGGAGTGCTTCTTCACCGTTGTCCGTTTCTCCGACAATCTTGATATCATCTTCCATCGCCAATAATCGACTTATTGCGCCTCGAAGCATGCCTTGGTCTTCTGCAATGACAATATGCATTTGATCCCCTCCTTATCGCTGGACTATTTTTTTGGTACGGTAATCGTCACTTTTGTTCCATCAGTTTTACTAGATTCATAGCTAAGCTTCCCCTCGATCAACAACAGACGCTCCTTCATTCCTAATAAGCCGTTTCCGAATTGATCATGTCTCGTATTCTCTTTTTCCATACCGATTCCATCATCCTGTATAAAAAGCACAAACTCATCCGATTCTTCATGGAGACTTACGGTACATATGTTGGCACCGCTGTGCTTAACTACATTTGTAATGCATTCACGGAGACACATCCCGAGAATAAATCGAATGGTCGGCGCTGCAGCGATCGTTTTATTTTTTTCATAGTTGAATTCAATGCCAGCAGACTCAAGCATCTCTCTAGCATTTTGGACTTCTTCCGCGATATCGATGGCTTGCATGTCACTGACTAGCTCCCGGACCTGAAGTAGAACGGATCGTGAAATCGTTTGAACTTCGCGTGCTTCTTTTAGAGCCTGATCGGGATATTGGGGAATGAGCCGTTCTACCAACTCACTTTTTACAGTGATCATCGATAACGTATGCCCTAACGTATCATGTAAGTCTCGTGCTATACGTTGTCGTTCCGCATTTTTCACAAGTCGAGCGATCTCCTCATTGGCATCCTGAAGTTTCATGCTCGTTTCCCATGAGCGTTGAAACACCCTGGCTATATAAGGAATCCCGTTCAGTAAGAGAACTGCCGGAATCCAGTACGGCTGCCATGTGTTCATTGTTTGCTCATAAAAGAAATAGATTGCAACGGCAAAGAAGGCAGTCATCGTGATCACCATTTGTGTAATGCGACGATAGGATTCCAACATCCCGGTCACGATAGCTGGATAAAAACCTAAGCATAAGCTCCAGGGTGTATAGAACGCTCCTATTACAGCTACAATAAATAACTGAACAACAAGATATACGAGTCGGAGCTTAACATCGACAATACTTTTGTAGTAGCTGGCCCCGAGAAGGATAAACAACAATAGATACTTTAAATCTATTGGCATAAAAAACAAATAACTGGACGGGAGGATTAACAGCATCAATAGCATTGCTACTCTCGGATGTTTAATTGAACGCCATGTATTCATTTACTATCGCTTCCCAATTAATTGATATGCATTTATCGTACCATGGAAAAGTTTGTATAAGAAGGAAGGGTTCAGTAAAAATTCATTCAATGAACATTTAATGATGGACATCAGATGTATTTTTATCTATGGTGGTTTGGACGGATTCGATCTTTTCTTGCTTGAGCCATTTCGGAACAAGCCAGATCGAAATTAAAGCCACGACTATATGGAGAGGGTGTGCTACGATACCGAAATCTACCTCTGGTGGGTTTGCAATATCATTGAGTGTCATCACCAAAGTGATTATAGCTACGAGGAACGTATAATAGAGTCTCGGTCTTTCCGTTTTCTTTAACCATTTTACGAAAATCAGTGCACCTACAAAATTAGTAACAATCGAAGCGAGCCCGATTGAAAGCCAGGTCAACTGGTCGAACCATAGTCCTGTCGAAAAACCTATAACATAGGCCGTGACAATTCCTGCTAGCCCTGATAAGATACCTACCATCAATCCGACGCTTAAACTTTTTTTCATATTTGTATGTCTCCTTTTTGTTAAGTTACTACCATCGTACTTAAAAGGAGGTTCAGATTGTAGTTATGAACTTCATTATTATAAGGTGATAAATATCATATCGATGGTCGTTCCATAGCCCGTCACGTTGAGGAAGGGTCTGAGGGTGTTTCTTTTGCCATTGGCATTTGATCCATAAAGCCACGTTCAATCATTAGATTTAAACTGTCTTCCCCGTATTGTAAAGTTTCCGCCATTATACGCATAAAATGAGTGCCCAAATCCTTTCTCTGTACACTTGAAAGTGCGCTACCGTATCGTCCAGCTGCTGCTGAGGTTAATAATGTCATTTTATACAACATTAATCGGTCTGAAAACGGAGATACAGTTGTATCCGTCAGTTCACTTTCCCAAGTAGGTAATTTGGGCAAGTCATTTTCAGTAAGGACGGACTGGAAAATATCCAAGTGCTTTTGGAACATTTCAACTCCACGTTCAAAATGCTTCCTCAATTCGTTGGATGAGGTAATTTGACTGAAGATTTTCAAAAACGTTTTATGGACTTCTGTCGACTTCAAATTATGTACCAGTTGACTAATTTCCATTGTGTTTATTGGACGACGGTCCGCAAACCACCCAGCCAAATAACTTTGTTTGCTGACTTTTCCGATGTGATTTGTGGTTGGAATATGAACCTCAGGATGTTGCAACCCTTTTTTTATCATTAAATCTGCCAATCGGTTGTAAAGTTCCGCCGAGTTTTTAAGACATTCTTGATAAAACTCACGCAGATCTTTACGCGTGCTAGTATTTAAAGACAAGGAATAAACAATGTGCGCATCTTGAACTAACTTATACTTAATAAGTAGAGTGAAATTATCTGTACAAATTGCAGGGGCATTAATATCCACATCACTTTCTTCAAACCTTTGTGGAAGAGGCTGTTTCGCTTTTTCTAAAAATGCCTTAGACTTTTCAACCTCGATTATCGATATTTCCTCTGCATATTCGAGGATGTTATGTAATTCTTCATCTTGTGCATTTGCATTAAAATATTTGGTGACGTTTTGAGCCATCGTATTACTAATATAGGAATTCCACAAATTCGAAATCTCAGCAGGTGTTAATTTTTCAACTTCCATCTAAATTTCCCCCCTTTAAAATTTTTTTTATTTTATCCTGAGCCTAAAAAAATATCCCCTCTTAAGTTTTTTTGCCCGGATCATATCTTATTAAAAATCATTATTTAGGGTGTTTAGGTTGGAAGCTTCATACTTCGGAAGTGGGAGAATTTTATTTAAACCAACCCTTTTCCTTAAATCGGGAAATGGCTTCGATCCGGTTGCTTACATCGAGTTTATCGAGGATGACGGAAACATAATTCCGTACAGTCCCATTGGTAAGGTAGAGCTCGCTCGCAATTTCCTTCGTATTCTTTCCCTCGGCAATCAAATTAATCACCTGTTTTTCACGCTCAGTCAGTGGATTTCCATTACTGTTTCCATATGCAATATCAACTAATTCAGGAGCATAAACTTGTCGACCGTCCATAATCACACGGATTGAATTCGCTAGTTCCTCACTCGGGCTGTCTTTTAATAAATAACCGCTTACCTCAGCCTTCCGAGCACGTTCGAAATACCCTGTCCTGGCGAAGGTTGTTAAAATAATCACTTTACAAGGATTGTCCTTTAAGTCTTCGGCAGCATCAAGTCCGCTTTTCAATGGCATTTCAATGTCCATGATACAGATATCGGGCTGGTGCTCCTTCACCATAGCCAATGCCTCTTCTCCGTTCCTTGCTTTACCGACGACTTCCATATCTTCTTCCAAGTCAAGTAAAGACCCGAGAGCTCCCAACAGCATTCGTTGATCTTCGGCGATGACAATTCGAATCATACTAATCCCCCCTGTTCCGTTTGTTGAATGACATTAGGTACACGAATAGTTAGTATCGTTCCATTTGATGATTCAATCTCTAAACTTCCATTCACAAATTCCAGCCGTTCTCTCATCCCCCGTAGTCCATGCCGTGTTAGGGAATCCACTTTAGGTGATATACCAATTCCATTATCATGGACTTTAATAAGTACTTCATTAGGTGATTGATCAATTAAGACACTGCAGGATGATGCCTCGCTATGCTTGACAACATTCGTTACAGCTTCTTTCAAACACATGCAAAGCACATTTTCAACCAATAAAGGAGTAGTGGTAAGTTCTGGATTTCCTTTAAAATTGAATTCCATTTGAGCAGCATCTAACATTTGCTGGACATGGGTAATTTCATCTTTCAGTTTTGATCCCCTCATATCCGAAACCATTTCTCTCACTTCTTTTAATGCTGTCCGTGCCGTTTGGTGGATATCATTGATTTCGTTTTTCGCTGAATCTGGATTCTTGTACATTAATTTCCCAGCCAAATCACTTTTCAATCCAATGAGCGAGAGCTTTTGTCCCAGAGTATCATGTAAGTCACGTGCAATTCGCTGACGTTCTTCTATAATCATCAACCGCGAAATCCTTTTATTTGCATCTTCTAATTGACCTTCCAATTTTTCGTGCTTGATTCGATTGTACATTGTGAATGGCAATAGGATGACACCAATCAAACTAATGATGATAAACGGTAATTGGGAAAGCATCATTTCACTTTGCCAAAAAAACACGATACTGATCGTAGCAATAGTGCTAAGAAGATGAACTACATATAACGTTAAAAACCCGATTTTATTTTGAATGTTTCCAATAAAAAACGCTAAAAAAAGCGCAAAATATACATAACCGAAAAGCAAAGTCATGACAATGCTTATAGCCATTTCTATACTCACCCATACATAGACAGACGAACTTTTAGAAATAAAGGATAGCCGGTATGAAGCATAGAACAGCAAAAACATCAATATGCCGAAAACAATTTCCATTGTTGATGATGAGCGAAAAATAAAATAGAAAGGCAGAATACAAAATATAATCCATACGTAGGAGCTAAGCCCGGTATTTTTCGGGATAATGTGATACCAATTCTGCATAGCGGCCCCCTCTTTTCCATTTTTATTTATGATTTCAGCCTATTATCCAACTATTCATTTAAGTATAACAAAAAGCAAACACACCAGCTCTTAGGATGAGGAAAGGCTTATATATACAAGAAAACCCCTCCAATGCTAAATGGAAGGGTCTTCGCATTGTATTTATTTTTCTTGAAGGCTTGGTCTTATATTCTTCAGTTGTGCTCTGGTTTTTGTTTTACCTAGATGATTTTTAACTTGTTTAAAGCTTACAAATGTCTTGTTTTTTTCATCATACAAACGGAAACGTATGGATTGTAAGCTAGAAGCAAATGTAATTGTCGTTGCTTTTTGTAACGGCGGTGTCGATTCATGTGCTTTTTCCAAATTATAATTCGGTACTCTAGGACTCAAGTGATGAACGTGATGGAATCCAATACTCCCTGTCAACCATTGCATCAGCTTCGGGAGTTTGTAATAGGAACTTCCATCTACCGCAGCTTTTACATAATCCCACTCTTCCTCAGTTTCGAAGTAGGAATCCTCAAATTGATGCTGGACATAAAAGAGCCAAATGCCGAGTGATCCTGATACGAAAAGAATCGGGAGTTGAACAATAAGAAAAGCCTGCCAACCGATTGTCCATATTAAAAGCGTATAAATAGCGGCAAGCGAAAAATTGATCAAGTACGTGTTCAATCGTTCTTTTCTTCTTGCCCCTTTTTCATTAAAACGGTTCGAAATAAAGTAAAGATAGAATGGGCCTAACCCAAACATGACTAATGGATTTCGATATAGGCGATACGACAATTTACCCCAAAATGAAGCAGCAGCATACTCATCAACCGTCATCACCCAAACATCTCCGGTACCACGTTTATCTAAGTTACTGCTTGTTGCGTGATGAATGGTATGACTATGTTTCCATTTTTCAAACGGAAAATGGGTAATGATTCCGGTAATGGTACCTATTACTCGATTCGCTTTTTTGTTTTTGAAAAAGGATTGGTGCGTGCAGTCATGGAAGATGATAAAGGTCCGGACAACGAAACCTGCTGCTACAACTGCCAATGCCAGGGTTAACCAAATCGAAACGGACAGACTTTGATATGCAAGGAACCAAATCAAGAAGAACGGCGGAATAGTATTAATCAGCTGATTAATACTTGACTTGGTATCAGATTTTTCGAAAGGTGCTACATTTTTTTTTAATTCTGCTAGTTTTTTCCTCATCTCATGTTTCCTCCTTGGGCAAAACACATCATGGATAACAATATCTAGTTCTATTGTAGAAAAGATTCTCGTCCTGGAGAAGTCATAAACGTCACTATGATATATGACAAGTGTCATGTTTGGGGGAGTGCCATAATCCGGAAAATTGCACATAAGTTCCTATCAGAAGGCTATAAAATAGGTCAACCGGAATTGACATTGGTTGACCTTATGCATACGATCGCGTCGATATTTGGATTAACCAAGCTTGTTATCGGACCTAGCTATACATCGCTTGAATAAGTTTACGCCCTTTTAACTAGACTCTAGTTCATTGTCTGTATTCCGCATTATATGAATTTTCACCTGAATGGACCGATAAAAGTGTGTCCGCATACCCGACAAGTCGATTGACAATCTCATCTGAAATCGCATAAACAAGACGATGCAGCTCGTTCTTATGTAGGGCTGGGTCATCGAAAATGATTGTCGTGTTGATAAAGATATGTTTGGTGTCGTAAAGGTTATAATGGATAATGGTTTTACCAGGTGCACCACCTGTGACAGGATCCTTATAATTTGGCAGAAACACATACCACTCTTCCGCAGTAGGAGATCGGAAATTTTTTGTGAATGTCATGCCCTTAATTTCATCTTCAATTTGTTTTTTTAGATCTTCATCCACTACATCGATAATCTTATCGTCCATTCTAATTCCTTCTCCTCTACATCTTAATCTGCTGGATTCGCATTGATGGCTATTTCGTATGCATCAAGAACCATTTCTTTTTTATCCGGGTCATTTATGCCTATAAGGTACTGTCCGTCTTCCTCATTTTCCACTTGCATCACAATCGTATCCTTTATATCTTCTACAGATCTTAATAATGCGTAGGTTTGGTCCTCTATATCGAATAAACCCTCAACCGAAAACTGTTTCTCTAAGCCATTCTCATCTTCAACTGTGATGTAATCTCTCTCTTGTCCATCGACCATTATTCATACCTCCATTATTAATGTCCTCTAATAAGTCAGTTTTAGAGGCATTACACAATTTGACCCAGTGAGTTGATATGGTTATTTTTCGTTATCAGACTCTGCTTCGGAATGTTCGTTTAAATAAGGATTTTCCGTTGTTGCGAAGTTCACTGATTGAAGGCTATCCTCAGGGGCGATTCCATACAAACCGTCTTCCGGCTTTTTCTCATACTCTTTATTTTGTTTATACTCCGTTTGTTTCTTGTCCATTTTGTTCTCCTTCCTTCTTGTAGACATTGTGCTCAATTTCCCTTATTTTTTCCGATTATTTATTCATTACTCCTTAAATATCCTTAAACATTTGTAAAAGGAGAATTGGATTTATTTTTTTGATCGAATTGTTCATACTAAGTTCAAATGCATAGGAGCGAAGGTGATTATATTGTCAGATCAAAAAAAGAACCGAGATAATCGGGTGACAAATAAAAATCAATTTGACAAAGATGATACATACGGTGTTTTCAAACAAGAAATGGAAGTGGATACAGATGTCAATGAAGATCCAAATCGGGAAAGTCTGTTGGATGAGTCAGTCGATTCTTTTCTAAAATCGAAAGGAAAACGTAATACTTGATCAGGGGCTGGCAAGTGCCCCGTTCCTTTAATCCATTCTAAAACAATGCTTAGATTAGGTAGTACTGGAGGTTAAACGAGATTACTAGTTTACTTGGTGATTTCGTTTAAACGTCTTTTTTTCAGGATCAACCGGTTAGGAACAAAGCTATAAAATCTTCGTATGCAGAAGGAAACAATCACGTTTTTATAGAATGGAGAAGGAGTGAAAGGTGGATTTTTATGTATAATCAAAAAAGGATTAGGGATTACGGGGTAGATATAGGGAAGTTTGAAACAGGACAACATAACTCGATCACAGATGTTGATGGGGTTACGGTTGGTCATGTAACGCTGAGTGATCAGAATAGTCAAACGGGGGTAACGGCGATTGTGCCTCATCAGGGAAACCTATTTAAGGAAAAACTGATCGCTTCAAGCCATGTGATCAATGGCTTTGGAAAAACGATGGGAACGATACAAATGAACGAGTTAGGCGCACTTGAGACGCCAATCATTCTAACGAACACGCTAAGCATCGGAACCGCTGCTGATGCCTTGATCGAATACATGCTCGAACAGAATCCGGAGATAGGACGGACGACTGGAACGGTGAATCCGATCATCGGTGAATGCAACGATATGCTGCTAAATGACGTTCGTGCAAGGTTTGTTACTGAGCAACATGTTTTCAAAGCGTTGGAGAATGCTTCCTCCGAATTTATGGAAGGAACGGTTGGCGCAGGTACGGGAATGCTTTGCTACTCACTGAAAGGTGGAATTGGAACCGCATCCAGGCTTATGAAACTCGAACATGGGTCTTATAAGATGGGTGTATTAGTGTTGGCAAATTTCGGAATGCTAAGCGATTTGATGATAAATGGCAAACCGGTGGGCAAAGAGCTGAAGGATGCACTATTGAAGTCTAATGAGGAAAAAGATAGAGGCTCAATCATGATCATTGTCGGAACAGACCTTCTCGTTTCCGAAAGACAGCTGAACCGTATCATCAAACGTACCGTGACAGGCTTATCACGGACTGGCTCCAACATTTCAAATGGAAGCGGCGATGTCGTCATTGGCTTCTCGACCGCAATAAAAGTCCCTCACGAGAAACCAGCCCAGCCCCTTTCCATCCCGACCATCCATGAAGAGGAAATCGATACAGCATTCAGGGCAGTTGGTGAAGCGACTGAAGAAGCTGTATTAAACGCATTAGTAACAGCCACACACGTTGTTGGAAGAGACGGAAATGAACGACCTGCTTTCAAAGATTTATTGGAAATATACAACATCAACCTTCGTATACCTCTTTAAGAATTTGAGGTGAAAAAGAAAGGGCGACCTCAAAAGGACATAATTAATTTCCTTTCGGGTCACCCCTAGCCTTTGTTGAGTCCTACTGCATTTCTTGCAGTTGTTCATCAAGACGTTCATATTGTGAAGAGATCCCTTGGACGACACCCATATCCATTACTTGCTGAAGATTTTCTTCTGACGCGAATTGGGTACGCGTAGTCAGTTTCGTCTTCCCTTCGTGTTCAACAAACGTCATCGTTATCAACATCTCTGGCATACCTTCAGCCACTTTACCTTCTTCATCTGAAAACACATCGGTGTAGACAATCTTCTCCGGTTCGATAATTTCTTGATAGACCGCTTTTCCCCAAGATTTTTGGCCATAAAATTCCCCTTGGTTTCTATCTGTACACTCCATGCAATAATGCCAAACACCGTTAGGCTTAAAATCAAACGTGCGATTTTCAGTTTCCCATCCTTTTGGTCCCCACCATCGAGCTAAGTGCTCTGATTCCGAAAATGCTTTGAACACTAGGTCCCGCGGTGCGTCGAAAACACGCTCCAGGACAAGAACCCGACCCTCGACGTTCGTTGTGATGTTGTTTGTTACTTTGTTTTCAGACATACTCTTCCTCCTAATATTTTTTTATGAAGCAAAGGTCATGCTGATCGAATATTCAACGTATGACTTCATTATA encodes the following:
- a CDS encoding fatty acid desaturase; the encoded protein is MRKKLAELKKNVAPFEKSDTKSSINQLINTIPPFFLIWFLAYQSLSVSIWLTLALAVVAAGFVVRTFIIFHDCTHQSFFKNKKANRVIGTITGIITHFPFEKWKHSHTIHHATSSNLDKRGTGDVWVMTVDEYAAASFWGKLSYRLYRNPLVMFGLGPFYLYFISNRFNEKGARRKERLNTYLINFSLAAIYTLLIWTIGWQAFLIVQLPILFVSGSLGIWLFYVQHQFEDSYFETEEEWDYVKAAVDGSSYYKLPKLMQWLTGSIGFHHVHHLSPRVPNYNLEKAHESTPPLQKATTITFASSLQSIRFRLYDEKNKTFVSFKQVKNHLGKTKTRAQLKNIRPSLQEK
- a CDS encoding DUF1292 domain-containing protein, whose amino-acid sequence is MVDGQERDYITVEDENGLEKQFSVEGLFDIEDQTYALLRSVEDIKDTIVMQVENEEDGQYLIGINDPDKKEMVLDAYEIAINANPAD
- a CDS encoding P1 family peptidase, with amino-acid sequence MYNQKRIRDYGVDIGKFETGQHNSITDVDGVTVGHVTLSDQNSQTGVTAIVPHQGNLFKEKLIASSHVINGFGKTMGTIQMNELGALETPIILTNTLSIGTAADALIEYMLEQNPEIGRTTGTVNPIIGECNDMLLNDVRARFVTEQHVFKALENASSEFMEGTVGAGTGMLCYSLKGGIGTASRLMKLEHGSYKMGVLVLANFGMLSDLMINGKPVGKELKDALLKSNEEKDRGSIMIIVGTDLLVSERQLNRIIKRTVTGLSRTGSNISNGSGDVVIGFSTAIKVPHEKPAQPLSIPTIHEEEIDTAFRAVGEATEEAVLNALVTATHVVGRDGNERPAFKDLLEIYNINLRIPL
- a CDS encoding SRPBCC domain-containing protein — encoded protein: MSENKVTNNITTNVEGRVLVLERVFDAPRDLVFKAFSESEHLARWWGPKGWETENRTFDFKPNGVWHYCMECTDRNQGEFYGQKSWGKAVYQEIIEPEKIVYTDVFSDEEGKVAEGMPEMLITMTFVEHEGKTKLTTRTQFASEENLQQVMDMGVVQGISSQYERLDEQLQEMQ